AATGTTCCCAACGCCCGCGAGCTGGCCGAAGAAGGGCATCTGCTTTTCGGAACCATTGATACCTGGCTGATTTACAAACTCACCGGAGGAACGGTTCACGCCACCGATTTTAGCAATGCTTCCAGAACAATGCTGTTTAACATTAATACATTAAAATGGGATCAGCAACTTTGTTCTGAACTCAATATCCCTGCCGGAATGTTGCCGGAAGTTAGAAATTCAAGTGGAAGTTTCGGTTCAACCCTTCCCGAATTCTTTAACGGAGTATCTATCCCGGTTTGCGGTGTTGCCGGCGACCAGCAAGCTGCCTTATTTGGACAAGCTTGTTTTCAGACCGGTATGGCCAAAAACACTTACGGAACCGGGTGCTTTATGCTGATGAATACCGGAACCCAACGAATAAAATCAAAATCCGGTTTGCTGACCACCATTGCCTGGGGATTGAACGATGAAGTTACCTATGCCTTGGAAGGGAGTGTATTTATTGCCGGTGCAGCTATTCAATGGTTGCGGGACGGGCTAAAACTGATAGAGGATGCCGCTGACTCAGAATATTTTGCCCGCAAAGTAAATGATAATGGTGGTGTTTACGTAGTTCCGGCATTTGCCGGATTAGGTGCTCCGTATTGGGATATGTATGCCCGCGGTGCAATTTTCGGATTAACCAGAGGTGTTAAAAAGGCACACCTTATCAGGGCAACCTTGGAATCGATGGCCTATCAGACCGCCGATGTCTTACAAGCTATGGAAGCAGATTCCGGATTGCTTTTGAAAACGCTCAGAGTGGACGGCGGCGCTTCGGCCAATCAACTGCTCATGCAGTTTCAGTCCGATATACTCAATGTCCCCGTTGAACGCCCCGCAATCATCGAAACCACAGCTCTGGGAGTTGCCTATCTTGCAGGGCTTAGTATCGGTTTATTCACCATCCCTCAAATCTCACTTCAATGGCAAAGCAATGCGCGTTTTCATCCAAATATGGCTCCGGAAACGCGGCAAAAACTCTATAAAGGCTGGCAAAAAGCCGTTTCACGTTGCAAAAACTGGGAAAATGAGGAATAAAGGACGCGGTTACTTTTTGTAATTCTGAAGAATATTCAACCCCTTTTTTTAGTGTTCTTTTCAAAAAAACCTTACCTGTGACAGAATTTTCAGACAACCTTATCTATAGCCACCAATCCATTAAACAGGCACTCGAACAATTGAACCGACTGCCCGACTGTCTGACTCTGTTTGTTGTCAATGAACATCAGCAAATGGTTGGCACTTTGACAGATGGAGATATCCGGCGGGGGTTGTTGAAGGATATGTCTATCAGCAACCCTGTTTCCGATTTTATGTTCAGGCAATTCCGGTTTTTGCGCCAAAACAGTTTTACTCTGCAAACCATCCGCGAGTTCAAAGAAAAACGAATCCAACTCGTTCCGATGTTAGACGATCAAGACCATATCGTCCGGGTATATGACCTGAACAGGAAACGCTCGGTTTTGCCAATTGATGCCGTCATCATGGCAGGAGGACGGGGGCAGCGTTTAAGCCCTTTGACCGATTTAATTCCCAAACCAATGCTCCCGGTCAATGGCAAACCAATTCTGGAATACAATATTAAACGGCTCAGTTTGTACGGTATTCATAACGTTCATCTCACCCTCAATTATCTTGGAGAACAAATCAGCAGCTATTTTGGAAACGGCATCAGCTTCGGTATGAATATCCGGTATGTAGAGGAAATGAAACCACTCGGCACTTTAGGAGCAGCCGGTTTAGTCAACCGGTTTGAAAATCCTTATCTTTTAATTATGAATTCCGACCTGCTGACCAATATTGATCTGGAAGATTTTTTCGCCGAATTTGTCCGCTTAGATGCCGATATGCTGGTTGCTTCTATTCCGTATGAAGTGAGTATCCCTTATGCCGTTTTAGAAACAGACCCAACCCAAAACAGAATCCTTTCTTTTAAAGAAAAACCTGTTTACACCTACCAATCCAACGCAGGAATTTACCTCCTTAAACAAAGTATGTTGGCTTATATTCCTCATAACCAATATTACAACGCCACCGACCTGATCGAAACTTTAATTCTGGAAGGAAAACAAGTGGGGTATTATCCGATTTTGGGATATTGGTTAGATATTGGAAATCCCGCCGATTACAAAAAAGCTCAGGAGGATATAAAACATATCCGGTTTTAGCTTAAATTCTTTTCTTATATTCCAACAGCCTCTGATTGTTTTTCGGGGGCTGTTTTGCTTTTTGGAAAGGGGTATTTCCCGGCAAAATCACAGGGGTTTTAAAAAAAAGTTGAAAAAAACCTCCAAACCACGGTTACGAAATTCCGCCCCAATGTACCAACCTACGAAAACCGAAAGCAAACAAAAACCAAAAACAATATCAACTCTTTAAATTTAACAAAACCAAAAAACAAAACAATCACCATGAGAAAGTTAATGAATTTCGCAGCAGTCGCTATCGCTCTTTTGAGCAGTTTCTTTGCAACGTCTAACGCTCAGGCACAAACTATCCTTGCCACTCCGAGCCTTACTCCCGAACAAGTGGTGAACTATGTGGTTCAAAACTACAACAACGTGTCGTTTTCAATCGCCACCAACGAAACCGCCGATGCCAAAATTATCCCCGTCAGCACTTGGGCAACCGGAAGCATGACCAAAACCAACGCCGCTTGTAAATCATTGAAAAGCGCACCCACCAACCGCTACCACACGCAAGCCGACTACACCGATGATTTGTTCGACCAACAAGATCAGGTAGAACTGACCCTTAAAGGAACAGGCTGTGCCGGCGAGGCTACGTTGAAAAGAGGAGCCACTGTGTTCAACATCACCATAATGGGCGTAATTAAAGGCACTCCCGGAGCAAACGGAAAAGACACTTACCTGCTCTATGGTACTTACGGAAACGGCAGAAGCTTCATCACCATCAGTTTGTGGAACTATGTTCCGGTAGGATAATCTCCCCCCGCTAACCAAAATACCAACAGCCCCCGACAGTTTTTGTCGGGGGCTGTTTTTGATTTGGGGTGAGGTGTTGATGGTAACAATAAGCATTTCTCTCTACCGCACCACCGCCACCTTCCCCCGCGCCAAAACTGCACCGCCGCCATATCCGCCCTTGTCAGTGCCCCCGTTATTGCCATTGCCGCCGTTATTGCCGTTGTCGCCGTTGTCAGTGTCCCCACTGACGACACCATCCGCACCACTCACAACATAAAAATACACCCCCACCGGCAAATGAGCAACCGAAAGGCTATGACTTGTCTGTCCTGCCGGAATGGTTGTGTGTAAAACTTGTTGACCGGTTGGGGAGAAGAGAGATATCTCTAAGACCCCTAAATCCCCTGAAGGGAACTTTGACCCTTCGGGTAGGGCAAAGGTTATGGTGTTTGTGGCGGGGTTGGGATATACTACCACCCCTTGCCCCTCCGAAGGAGGGGAATTTTCAGGGATGCCCACCGGTTTTGCTATCGCTATTGTTTCGGTATAAACCGAAGTGTCCTGACACACGATAACTGTTAAGGTAACGGTAAAGTTGCCGTTGTCGGGGTAGGTGTGAACTGGGTGTTCTTCGGAAACCGGCGGGCTGCCGTCTCCGAAATCCCAGATGCAGTAGCCTCCTTGGGAGAAGTATGTGTTTTGGCTCAGGTTGGTGAACAACACGGTGTAATTTAATATTTCGTGACCGAAAGCTGCCTGCGGATTTGGCTCGAAATCTATGCACGCGGCACGGGTGAGAGTTGAAGTATCGTTGCAAACTATGGCTTGTAGGGTAACCGGGAATAGCCCGGCGGACTGATAAGTATGAGTGGGCAGGCTGCCGCTGCAAGGTTCGTAGCCCTGACCACAAAGCAAGGGTGGGCTGCCGTCTCCCCAATCTAAAATATAATGCCCCCCGTCTATACTGTCTGGATAAACATATTGACTTTGATTGGCAAAGGCTATGACATGGGGCATAGATAGATAAGGTAACGCTAAAAAATCAGCCTTTGGCTCTGTAAGCAAACCCATGCAGTTTAAGCGCACCAACCAGGCGTCTGCCCCCCCTGAAGGTGCGCTACTTTCTGTTCTTCCACAAAGCACATAACCGCTTTTACCACTTTGGTCGTGGTTTTGGACTATGGCATCATAAACATAATCATCGCCATTTCCGCCAAATTGCCGTCGCCATAGTAAATTGCCCTCTTTATCTAACTTAACTATTTCGGCATCTAAATTGTATAAACCATTGTTCAAATAGAAACCATTAGCCAAAAAAAAGCTGCTGTCAGACAATTGAATTAAGGAAGGACCTATCCCACCTCTAAAGTATTGATCTTTTATCCATTCGGTTTGAAACTGGGCGTTGAGTTTGTGCGTGTAGCTTATGCGCGTGGAAATATCGGGTTTGTCTGCCACATAGCTAAACATGATGCCGCCATCGGAAGTGGAAATGATATTTCCTGCCACATCACGAGACATCCATGAAGAAGTAGTGGGATTATATACCTGATGCCATTGCCAGTTGCCAAGAGAGTCTATTTTGATAAGGGCAATATCGCCAGTGTCACCAGCATAGTTGATAGTGGCAAGAAGATAGGCACATCCGTCGGGTGTGGCGGCTATATCTTGTATCCAGTTAGATTTATTAGTAGTGTTAAAGTAATAGTAAACTGTATCTAACATGACTTCGGCTGTGGTGGGGTATAGTTTAACTAATTGTAATCGCTTTCCTGGTGAGCTAATTTCGTTGTGATATCCCCCAACATATAATATGCCATTCGTACTTAAGGCAGATGTTATACCATTATTGCTACTCCCTCCACCTCCAAACATAATATTTTCAAAATTACTATTGCTCTGAATTATTGATATGTTTAAATGCCAAGGCGTGTATTCATCAACAGCTAAAGAACCAATAGCAATATAACTGCCTTGGAAAATTTCTAAATCTGTAAATTTCCCCTGTAAACTGTCCGGCGCTACACTTAATATAGAAACAAGATTGCCTTCGGAATCTGTTTCTAATAAATATGGTTTCCATTTATTAGTCGTATTATTTCTTACTTCACATGAAAACGCATATCCACCATCTTCTTTTTGTTTAATGCTCCACGCATTATGAATATCCAACCAACTTACGCCTTTGCTAAAATACTTAGCGGGCTGTGCGTAGGAAAATAATGGAAGAACAATTAACCATATTAACAATGACATTCTCATTTTAGTGAAATTAATTTTAAAGCCGGAGCTAAAATAACTCCGGCTATAAATGTTATACAATACTAACTACTTAATCACAGATAGTTTGCTGTTGCGGAAAACCGTACCATTTACGCTAAAAACACAGAAATATAAGCCGGTTTGAAAATTGCTTATATCAACATTTTGACTGGATTCGCCTATAAAAACATAGTTACCCATTTCTTTGCCCATTAAAGAAAAGATTTGAAGTGTTCCTGTTTCTCCTGTTTGCAAATGATGACTAAAACTTACATTGTTTTGAGTTGGATTTGGATAAAGGGCAGATATCCTGTCCTGTCCGCCTTTAAACGAGCTATACCAGTTATCGCCTCCGCTTGCAAGGGCAGGCAACACTACCGGAAAATCTGTTCCCCGTGCGGCATATAAAATTGCTTGTGCCTTATAACTTGTCTTTGTCCCGCTTCCGGCTATTTCCAACAATTGTTCTTCTTCGGAATTTGTTATTGCAAATATGGTGCGGTTTCTTTGAGAGTCCATAATTTTCTGCAATATGGTTTGGACAAAGATAATTGTTTTGATAATTGCCTGTATTTGCCAAAACTATAAGGTTTAAACTCCAAATCAAAACTACCGCACCACCGCCACCTTCCCCCGCGCCAACACTGCACCGCCGCCATATCCGCCCTTGTCAGTGCCCCCGTTATTGCCATTGTCGCCGTTATTGCCGTTGTCAGTGTCCCCACTGACGACACCATCCGCACCACTCACAACATAAAAATACACCCCCACCGGCAAATGAGCAACCGAAAGGCTATGACTTGTCTGTCCTGCCGGAATGGTTGTGTGTAAAACTTGTTGACCGGTTGGGGAGAAGAGAGATATCTCTAAGACCCCTAAATCCCCTGAAGGGAACTTTGACCCTTCGGGTAGGGCGAAGGTTATGGTGTTTGTGGCGGGGTTGGGATATACTACCACCCCTTGCCCCTCCGAAGGAGGGGAATTTTCAGGGATGCCCACCGGTTTTGCTATGGCAATGGTTTCGGTATAAACCGAAGTGTCCTGACACACGACAACTGTTAAGGTAACGGTAAAGTTGCCGTTGTCGGGGTAGGTGTGAACTGGGTGTTCTTCGGAAACCGGCGGGCTGCCGTCTCCGAAATCCCAGATGCAGTAGCCTCCTTGGGAGAAGTAAGTGTTTTGGCTCAGATTGGTGAACAACACGGTGTAATTTAATATTTCGTGACCGAAAGCCGCCTGCGGATTTGGCTCGAAATCTATGCACGCGGCACGGGTGAGAGTTGAAGTATCGTTGCAAACAACGGCTTGGAGGGTAACGGGGAACAGCCCGGCGGACTGATAAGTATGAGTGGGCAGGCTGCCGCTGCAAGGTTCGTAGCCCTGCCCGCAAAGCAGGGGCGGGCTGCCGTCGCCCCAATCCAAGATATAATGCCCCCCGTCTATACTGTCTGGATAGACATACTGGCTTTGATTGGCAAAGGCTATGACATGGGGCATGGACGGGTATGGCAGCGCCAAAAAATCAGCCTTTGGCTCTGTTAGCAAACCCATGCAGTTTAAGCGTACCAACCATGCATCTGCTCTGCCGGGGGGTAAATCGCTCTCGGTTCTGCCACATAAGACATAGCCACTTTTGCCGCTGTAATCGTGGTTTTGGACGATGAGGTCGTAAAAATAGTTGTTTTTATTGCCGCCATATACCCGCCGCCAGAGTGTATTTCCGTCTTCGTCTAATTTTGTAATCTCTCCTTGTGCCTTTTGGTTATTCGGATTCATACTCCAACCTCCAATTACAATGCTTTGGTCTGTTATTTCTACTAGTCCAATAGGCTCTCCTTTATGAAAATTAACTTGATTATGCCACTGTGTCGTAAATTGTGGTGTAAGTTTAAATATTTCACCAAAAGCCTGTGAGTTACTTGATTGTTTTCCCGAAAAGACTAATCCTCCATCTTGAGTAGTGATTATACTACCTGCCACATCACGAGAAAGCAATGAAGAGATGTTGAGGTTATACACCTGATGCCACTGCCAGTTACCAAGCGAATCTATTTTTATGAGGGCAATATCACCAGTACCACTGACATTATAATTTACAGTAGCCAGTAAGTAAGCACCTCCATCGAGGGTTGTTGCTATATCTTGTATCCAGTTTAAGGTGTATTGAGTGTTGAAGTAGGTATAGATGGTGTCAATTAGAGGCATGCCTGTTGCTAAACTAATTTTATTAAAATATAAGTTAAAGCCGTCTGAATCTAGCTTTTCAATCCAGCCACCTACTAATATCAAACTATCGTAAGTTACTGATGCACAATAGGTTTGATTCTGTTGTAATTGCCATTCCTCATTCGAGATGCTATTACTAATCTCCAAATTTTCATTTAACAGGAAAAACAAACTAAATCCGGTTTCGGTATTTAGATTTTTTGCAGCATTTACCAAAAAGTAATTGTTGTTGTTGTTATAGGCTATTAAATCCTGCACATTGCTTTCAAAAAAGGATCCTATATAGTCTGTTCTATTCCAGTTCGTTCCGTCAATATTAACATTAGCAGTGAAAGAAACTACTAATTCTGTAGATAGGCTTCTGA
This is a stretch of genomic DNA from Sphingobacteriales bacterium. It encodes these proteins:
- a CDS encoding PKD domain-containing protein; this translates as MQNYSWVDVQQAKKILQRDSVYVLGGSFRSLSTELVVSFTANVNIDGTNWNRTDYIGSFFESNVQDLIAYNNNNNYFLVNAAKNLNTETGFSLFFLLNENLEISNSISNEEWQLQQNQTYCASVTYDSLILVGGWIEKLDSDGFNLYFNKISLATGMPLIDTIYTYFNTQYTLNWIQDIATTLDGGAYLLATVNYNVSGTGDIALIKIDSLGNWQWHQVYNLNISSLLSRDVAGSIITTQDGGLVFSGKQSSNSQAFGEIFKLTPQFTTQWHNQVNFHKGEPIGLVEITDQSIVIGGWSMNPNNQKAQGEITKLDEDGNTLWRRVYGGNKNNYFYDLIVQNHDYSGKSGYVLCGRTESDLPPGRADAWLVRLNCMGLLTEPKADFLALPYPSMPHVIAFANQSQYVYPDSIDGGHYILDWGDGSPPLLCGQGYEPCSGSLPTHTYQSAGLFPVTLQAVVCNDTSTLTRAACIDFEPNPQAAFGHEILNYTVLFTNLSQNTYFSQGGYCIWDFGDGSPPVSEEHPVHTYPDNGNFTVTLTVVVCQDTSVYTETIAIAKPVGIPENSPPSEGQGVVVYPNPATNTITFALPEGSKFPSGDLGVLEISLFSPTGQQVLHTTIPAGQTSHSLSVAHLPVGVYFYVVSGADGVVSGDTDNGNNGDNGNNGGTDKGGYGGGAVLARGKVAVVR
- a CDS encoding PKD domain-containing protein; this translates as MSLLIWLIVLPLFSYAQPAKYFSKGVSWLDIHNAWSIKQKEDGGYAFSCEVRNNTTNKWKPYLLETDSEGNLVSILSVAPDSLQGKFTDLEIFQGSYIAIGSLAVDEYTPWHLNISIIQSNSNFENIMFGGGGSSNNGITSALSTNGILYVGGYHNEISSPGKRLQLVKLYPTTAEVMLDTVYYYFNTTNKSNWIQDIAATPDGCAYLLATINYAGDTGDIALIKIDSLGNWQWHQVYNPTTSSWMSRDVAGNIISTSDGGIMFSYVADKPDISTRISYTHKLNAQFQTEWIKDQYFRGGIGPSLIQLSDSSFFLANGFYLNNGLYNLDAEIVKLDKEGNLLWRRQFGGNGDDYVYDAIVQNHDQSGKSGYVLCGRTESSAPSGGADAWLVRLNCMGLLTEPKADFLALPYLSMPHVIAFANQSQYVYPDSIDGGHYILDWGDGSPPLLCGQGYEPCSGSLPTHTYQSAGLFPVTLQAIVCNDTSTLTRAACIDFEPNPQAAFGHEILNYTVLFTNLSQNTYFSQGGYCIWDFGDGSPPVSEEHPVHTYPDNGNFTVTLTVIVCQDTSVYTETIAIAKPVGIPENSPPSEGQGVVVYPNPATNTITFALPEGSKFPSGDLGVLEISLFSPTGQQVLHTTIPAGQTSHSLSVAHLPVGVYFYVVSGADGVVSGDTDNGDNGNNGGNGNNGGTDKGGYGGGAVLARGKVAVVR
- a CDS encoding nucleotidyltransferase family protein, whose product is MTEFSDNLIYSHQSIKQALEQLNRLPDCLTLFVVNEHQQMVGTLTDGDIRRGLLKDMSISNPVSDFMFRQFRFLRQNSFTLQTIREFKEKRIQLVPMLDDQDHIVRVYDLNRKRSVLPIDAVIMAGGRGQRLSPLTDLIPKPMLPVNGKPILEYNIKRLSLYGIHNVHLTLNYLGEQISSYFGNGISFGMNIRYVEEMKPLGTLGAAGLVNRFENPYLLIMNSDLLTNIDLEDFFAEFVRLDADMLVASIPYEVSIPYAVLETDPTQNRILSFKEKPVYTYQSNAGIYLLKQSMLAYIPHNQYYNATDLIETLILEGKQVGYYPILGYWLDIGNPADYKKAQEDIKHIRF
- a CDS encoding T9SS type A sorting domain-containing protein, which produces MDSQRNRTIFAITNSEEEQLLEIAGSGTKTSYKAQAILYAARGTDFPVVLPALASGGDNWYSSFKGGQDRISALYPNPTQNNVSFSHHLQTGETGTLQIFSLMGKEMGNYVFIGESSQNVDISNFQTGLYFCVFSVNGTVFRNSKLSVIK
- the glpK gene encoding glycerol kinase GlpK; the encoded protein is MADSKYILALDQGTTSSRAILFNDQGQVVAVSQKELTQIYPRAGWVEHHPLEIWNDQLSVAQQVLNKSSIHPRQVAAIGITNQRETTIVWDRRNGQPLYHAIVWQDRRTAGICDELKQKGLSGYVEQSTGLVIDAYFSGTKIKWILDNVPNARELAEEGHLLFGTIDTWLIYKLTGGTVHATDFSNASRTMLFNINTLKWDQQLCSELNIPAGMLPEVRNSSGSFGSTLPEFFNGVSIPVCGVAGDQQAALFGQACFQTGMAKNTYGTGCFMLMNTGTQRIKSKSGLLTTIAWGLNDEVTYALEGSVFIAGAAIQWLRDGLKLIEDAADSEYFARKVNDNGGVYVVPAFAGLGAPYWDMYARGAIFGLTRGVKKAHLIRATLESMAYQTADVLQAMEADSGLLLKTLRVDGGASANQLLMQFQSDILNVPVERPAIIETTALGVAYLAGLSIGLFTIPQISLQWQSNARFHPNMAPETRQKLYKGWQKAVSRCKNWENEE